The Luteibacter flocculans genomic interval CTTCGATGCCGGTGGCAACATCGTCTCCGCGCCGAGCGCCGTCACCCAGGGCTTCTCACGCCAGTTCTCGAAGCGTGTAGGTAGCCTGCTTGTCTATCGCAGCAACGTGGACAACGGCATCGACACAGCCGATACGCTCGCCTTCACTGGTGGAGCGGTCACGGGCCACAGTGGTCAGCATAGCCGCCAGGTCTATCGGTTCAAGGACAACCTCGGCAGTTGCTACAGCCGCGAGATCGGCACGGACAGTGGTGTGCTTGCCGCGGTAGCGGACGCCAATGGCTGTGCCGGCCAGCGCAACCGGCTGCTGTGGTTTACTCATCCGGACGGCTCGTCCGATACGTCGCGCACCGAAGACCCCGGCATCTTCTAAGTCGGTGTGACGGAGCGTACGGTGCCGCTCGACGGGTCGAGCGGCACCGTCAGTCCTTGAAGATGGCCGGTGTACCGACCCAGATCATGCGCACCTCGGCCTTGCCGACGTTGCGCATGCTGTAAGGATGCCTCTGATCGAAGTGCGCGCTGTCACCCGCATCGAGCACGAACTTCTTTCTGCCCACCGTCATCTCGAGCCTGCCGCTCAGGATGTACCAGAACCCCTCGCCTTCGCGATGAATCGTCGGCGCGGCGAGGCCTGGCGGGACCGTCAAGCGAAGCGCTTCCATCTTGCGTTCGGCATGCCTGCCGCTCAGCCGTTCGTACACGACCGGAGATTCCAGGTCGATGCGGTCATGTTCGTCGGCGCGGCAAACGATCTGCCCCGGCGAGGGCACGCCGACGAAATAATCGACGTCGACGTCCAACGCCCGCGCAATCGCCTCCAGCGACAACAACGACGGATAGGCAAGATTCCTCTCGACCTGCGAAAGAAACGGTATCGACAGCCCCGAGCGGTTGGCGAGCGCTTGCAGCGTAAGATCCAGCCCGCGCCGGCGGTCGCGGATCGCCGATCCGATGCTCAGGCCCGCACTCTTGTCCGGCGTGCCTTGTGCGGCCGCCATCGTTACGAACTGTGATCGCTGCTGATGAGCCAGCGCGTGCCGACCTTGTGAAAGAGCAACGTGGTCACGCCCGAGATCTCCGCACCCGTGTCGGGTTTGAGGTGGTAGCGGCCGATGACGAACGCGTACTGCGAACCCAGCGGCTTGACGTCCACCAGTTCCAGAGTGAGCTTGCCCAGACTGGCACCGGGCTTCTGAAACCGCGAGGCGTACATGGCTTCAATCGCCTCGTAACCTTCGACGATGCCGCTCGCGCTTACATAGCGCGTGCCCGGCGCACGTTCGTAGCATTCCATGAAGGTCTTGAGATCGCCTGCCGACCATGCTGCAGCGCTCGCATCCAGCGTCTGCTTGATGGCGGCGGACGTCGACACAGGAGGTGTTTCAGCCGACACGGCGATGGTTGCAGACACAGCGCTCAACGCGCAGAACAGCACGGAAGTGGTTTTCATGGCACCCCTGAAGCATG includes:
- a CDS encoding YybH family protein, with the protein product MKTTSVLFCALSAVSATIAVSAETPPVSTSAAIKQTLDASAAAWSAGDLKTFMECYERAPGTRYVSASGIVEGYEAIEAMYASRFQKPGASLGKLTLELVDVKPLGSQYAFVIGRYHLKPDTGAEISGVTTLLFHKVGTRWLISSDHSS
- a CDS encoding helix-turn-helix domain-containing protein; the protein is MAAAQGTPDKSAGLSIGSAIRDRRRGLDLTLQALANRSGLSIPFLSQVERNLAYPSLLSLEAIARALDVDVDYFVGVPSPGQIVCRADEHDRIDLESPVVYERLSGRHAERKMEALRLTVPPGLAAPTIHREGEGFWYILSGRLEMTVGRKKFVLDAGDSAHFDQRHPYSMRNVGKAEVRMIWVGTPAIFKD